The DNA window GTGCCATTTTCTATTTATTTTAATTTTTTTAATGCTTCCCAGCGAGGATCAATATCCCCTTTTTTGTTTTTGTCTTCTTTAATTTCAGTTTTGTAGAAAAACCCTTCCTCCTTATCATTTTTATGATCCGGATGAATTTTTTTCATCGGAATATTTAATACAATATATTCATAAACCAGCTGACCCATATCAATGGATTCTGTGTTGGCTGAAATATGAGTGATGTCTTCTGTATCATTTTCCTCGTATTCGCTGTACTTGTACAAATGCTCGTGTTGAACTTTTAAGGGATGATTGAATTTTTTCAGGCTTCTGTCGCAAATCAATTCAACGGTACCATCAATTCTAAATATAACCCTTATCAGTCTTTCACTTTTTTCCAGACTGAGCTTAACCTCAAGCTTACCCCTTTCTACAATACTATTATCAAAGAAATCAAAGAACTTATCTTGGATATTGAAATCGTATTCATAAGTCCCGTTTTTCAGATTGATAATATCAACCCAATAGTCCTTTCTTTTCATGACTTTTTCAATATCGAGGCGCAAAATTAAAGAGAATCACTCAATTAATAAAAATAAATATCAGTATCCTTAATAATTTTCATTTCTCTGCCTTGAAATATCGATGGCCATGAACAATGCCTTGCGAAATGAACTCTCTGAAGCAATGCCTTTTCCCGCAATATCAAATGCAGTTCCATGATCGGGAGAAGTGCGGATTAGGTTGAGTCCTGCAGTGAAATTAACACCATCCTCAAAAGATATCATTTTAAATGGGATCAATGCCTGATCGTGATACATGGCCAGAATTCCATCAAACTTTCTGTAATTACCCGAGCCAAATAAACCATCGGAAGGATAGGGGCCATTGATAAATTCACCTTTCTCTTTAAATTTTCTTATTAGCGGAGCAATTATTTCCACTTCTTCAAGGCCTATTTTACCGTTTTCTCCTGCGTGAGGGTTGATGCCCAGGACAGCGATTTTTGGTTTGGCTATACCAAAGTCTTTTTTCAAACTGCTTATCAGCAATTTTAATTTTGAATTGATTAATTCAGAATTAATTTTAGATGCGACCTCAGAAATTGGATAATGGCCCGTAACCAATGCAATACGCATTTTGTCCGAACAAAGCAGCATAATACTTTCACTAGCTCCTGCTTTTTGGGTAAAAAATTCCGTTTGCCCCGGAAAATTTAATCCGGCATTTTGAACGTTTTCCTTATTAATAGGAGCAGTTACGCATGCATCTATATTTTTTTGCAACAAATCTTCCGCGACAGCATTTAAACTTGATGCCGCCAGCTTCCCACATTCCTCATCAAATTGTCCGCTTTGAATTGTAATCTGTTTTTGAAAACAATCAATGACATTGATGCTTTTTGGCCTGGCCTCAGATACATTTTTGATTGAATTAATCCGGATATCATTTAAGTTTAGTTGCTTACGAAAAAAATTCAGAACATAGGATGGACCATAAACAATCGGGATGCAATATTTGAATATCTCTCTGTGGTTAAAGCATTTTAAAATTATTTCCGGCCCAATACCATTTATATCTCCAATGGAAATTCCAATTTTAATTAAACTCTTATTCTCCTTCACAATTTGTAATTCTTTTTGCTTATAAGCTCCTTTGCCCAAAGATAGGCAATTTCCAAAGTCTCAAAACCGGCCCGATGAAACAAAATCAATCAAAAAAATACGGATATGTTAGGGCTAAAAAAAGCCTTGGCCAGCACTTCTTGAAAGACGAGTCTATCGCGGAAAAAATAGCAAATGAGCTGCAATACGATACTCTAAAAACGGTAATTGAAATTGGACCCGGGATGGGTGTATTGACAAAATATATAGTCGATAAAATATCAAATCCCGATTTAAAATTAAAATTGATTGAATTGGACCGGGAATCGGTGGAATTTCTCAGGAACAAAGAGATTTACCAAAAAGATAATATCGAAATAGTTTCTGAGGATGTATTAAAACTGGATTGGCAAAAATTCCCTGAACCAATAGAATTAATAGGTAACCTTCCCTATAATATTTCTTCACCTATCTTTTTTAAAATAATCGAAAATTATTCTCTTATATATAAAGGAGTGTTTATGGTTCAAAAAGAAGTGGCAGATAGAATTTGCTCAAATCACGGTTCCAAAACTTATGGAATTTTAAGTGTACTGCTACAGTCGCTTTATACTTGTACTCCAATTTTAGATGTGGCGCCAAATAGCTTTGTCCCTCCTCCAAAAGTCAATTCCTCCGTATTTAAGATTGAATTAAAAAAAGATGCCATTGATAAAAAGCTAATGAGTATCTTAAAGCCTGTGGTAAAAAAGTCCTTTAATAATCGCCGGAAAATGATGCGAAATACAATTGGAATTGAATTGAATTCATTAGGTAAGGAATTTGAAAAATATTTAACATTGCGACCGGAACAAATATCTGTTTCCGAGTTTATTTTTATAGCAAAAGCATTAGCAGATAAGGCAGGATGAATTTTGAATTAACACGTGAGTTTCTCGATGAGGTAAAACTTGCAGTAAAGGAGGATAATGCCGCCTTTGTGCAAGAGGTGCTGGATGAGTTATTTCCTGCGGATATTTCCCAAATCCTGGATGAGCTCGATGCCGAAGAAGCGCGTTATGTTTTGGATACACTTCCAGTTGAGGTCGGTGCTGAAATAATAATTAATCTCGAAGATGAAAATCAAAAAGACTTCATAGCATCATTCTCTCCCGCACAAATAGCGAGGTTTATCAATTTTATGGAATCGGATGATTCCGTAGATATTCTGCAATCGCTTCCGATAAAACTTAGAGAGGAAGTTATTTCATTTATAAAAAACCCTGATAAGGCTAAATCCATACTTGACCTATTGCATTATGAAGAAGATTGTGCAGGCGGCCTGATGGGAAAAGAACTCATTAAAGCCAATATAAATTGGAATGTGGTTCAATGCATAGAAGAAATTCGAAGGCAAGCGGGAAGGGTCAATAAAATTTACTCCATTTATGTGGTCGATGATGAAAACAAATTACTTGGAAGGGTTGCTCTAAAGAAAATCATTCTCGCTGAGGACAATACAAAGATCGCCGACATTTACGATCCGGACGTACAGGTGGTCGAAACTTATAAACAGGAAAAAGAGGTAGCACAGCTTATGCAGAAATATGATTTGGAAGCAATTCCGGTTGTAAATCTTCATGGTCAGCTATTGGGGCGAATCACCATTGATGATGTGGTGGATGTAATAACCGAACAGGCTGAATTGGAAAGACAACTAATGTCCGGTATTTCAGCAGATATTGATGAAGATGATTCCGTGCTTGAATTATCAAGAGCCCGTCTTCCATGGCTGGTTGTTGGTATGGTTGGTGGATTGTTGGGAGCTCAGTTTATTGGAATATTTGAAGGAGACCTCATGCTAATTCCGGCCATGGCTTTTTTTATTCCTCTAATTACTGCTACAGGTGGAAATGTTGGTATTCAGTCTTCTTCCATAATTCTTCAAAGTCTTGCTGATAATAGTCTGATTCATCAGGGCTATTGGTGGAGATTAACTAAAGTATTGTCTGTTGCTTTGTTGAATGGATTTGTTATTGCCATATTGGTATTTGGATTTAATATGATTCTGGGTCAATCACTGGTTTTGTCAACAGTAGTAAGTATAGCTCTCTTTTCAGTTATTCTTTTAGCTTCAATTATGGGAACCTTTACTCCGCTTGTACTCGATAGTTTCGGAATTAATCCGGCCCTGGCTTCAGGCCCATTTATTACTACAGCGAACGACTTATTAGGTCTTGGCGTTTATTTTCTTGTAGCACATTTACTGCTCGGATTATAATGAATAGACACTCAGTTCTAATTGTCAACAAAATGCATAAATCCATAGTCCCTTTGCTGGAAAGACTGGGACTAATAGTTAATTATCAACCAAATATAAGTCGGGAGGAAACCTTAGATATAATAAAAGACTATTTTGGAATAGTCGTGCGCAGCAAACTCGATCTGGACTCGGAATTCTTTACAAATGCGCCTTCGCTGAAATTCATTGCCAGGGCCGGTGCAGGTTTGGATCAAATCGATTTAAGAGAAGTTCAAAAAAGGAATATCGAAGTATTTAATGCTCCGGAAGGCAATAAGGACGCATTAGCGGAGCACAGCATAGGTCTGATGCTTTCATTGCTTCATAAAATTGTAAAGTCCAACAATGAAATACGCCGGGGCAAATGGTTAAGAGAGGACAACAGGGGATTTGAATTAAATACCAAAACTGTAGGGGTTATTGGTTTCGGACATATGGGGAGAGCATTTGCAGAGAAACTTATTGGATTTGGTTGCTCTGTGATCACTTATGATATTAAGCCAAGTTTGGATCTGCCATCACATGTTAAAAAAGTATCCTGGGAAGAATTTACACAAAAATGTGATATCGTGTCTTTACACGTCCCGTTGTCTGAAAGAAACGTTTATCTGGTTAACGATTCATGGATAAATGACTTTCGAAAAAATATTTGGCTGATAAATACCTCAAGGGGAAAAGTGGTAAAACTTGTAGATTTGATAAAAAACCTCGATAGTGGTAAAGTAAAGGGAGCGGCACTTGACGTGCTTGAAAACGAGAAATTCGATTCACTTTCAGACTCTGAAAAAGCTATACTTCAAGACCTTGTAAACAGAAATAATACAATTTTAACACCACATGTGGGGGGATGGTCTTCAGAGTCATATTCCAGAATAAATGAAGTATTAGCATCCAAAATCGAAAATTTTCTACTCCAAAATGGGTGATTTACATATTTAAAAGAGAAGATAAGAACCAAAAAGAATACTAAATAATTGTATAAATGAATTACCTTTCACATTTTTAGACCTTGAATAATTTTATGTTTATTAGAATTATCTAAAATTGATGTATATGCTGAGAAAACTACTACTACTACAAACCTTCATCATTGCATCTTTTTCACTCGTACTAGCACAAACAGGAAAACTCTCCGGTAAGATAACCGATATGGAAACTGGAGAATCCATTCCTTTTGCCAATGTTACAGTGAATAAAGGTGGAGTTCAAAAAGGAGGAACCGTATCTGACTTCGATGGAAACTTTTCAATAACACCTCTTGTGCCGGGAGAATATAACGTGGAGGTTTCCTACGTTGGCTATGCTCCTAAAAAGATCACAGGTGTGGTTATAAATTTTGAAAAAACAACTCGATTGGATATTCGAATGAATTCAGAATCCAAAGTACTCGAGGAAGATGTTATAATTTATGCCGAGCCACTGATTGATCCGGATAACACTTCTACCGGTTCTAAATTATCATCCAAAGAGATTGAAAAAATTCCTACCAGGAATATTTCTTCAATTGCTACCACGCAGGCAGGTGTGACATCCTCGGATGATGGTGGAACGATTAACCTTCGGGGAGCTCGATCGGATGCTACGCAATATTTTGTTAATGGGGTTAAGTTATTGCCTGGACAAACACCACAGGTACCTGTTGAGGCCATCGCTGAGGTTTCAATCTTAACTGGTGGTATCCCTGCGCAGTATGGAGATAACGTTGGTGGTGTAATCAGTTTAACAACCAAAGGACCATCTTCAAAAATATTTGGAGGAATTGCAGGTGAGACTTCAGTACCTTTTGATAATTACAATTACAACCTTCTCAATTTTAACGTTTCCGGACCTATTTTACAGGAAAAAGATTCAACCGGGAGAGCTTTGAGAACCAAACTAGGTTATTTTCTTGCTGCTCAATACGATGGTGCCGCGGATCCTGACCCCCCTGCAATAGATATTTATAGGCTGAAAGATGAATATCAGAGTCAGCTTGAGCAAAATCCATTGTTCATAGATGAATTTGGAAATACCAGATATGTGTCTGACACCTTGACAAGAGAGCAATTCGAAACTTATGATTTCGAGGAAAATGAGAACAGACACAATGTTAATGTCAACGCTACTTTTGATTGGCAGCCATCTGAGAGCATATTAGTATCTATAGGTGGAAATTTGAGAAACTCTGAGTATAAAGAATTTAATACCAGAGGAGTAGACCCCCAGAGATACAAGAGACTTCTAAATTACGATAACAATGGTGATCGCTTGATAAGGCAATACAATGTATTTGCGAGATTTACACAGCGTTTTAAAAACGACAGAAGCGATGAAGAGAATACTTCACTTATAAAAAATGCATATTATCAGGTGCAAGTCGATTATTCCAGGGATATTGATAAAACCTACAATAAGGAGTTTGACGAAAGCTTATTTGAGTACAATTATGTAGGGGAATACAAAAGAACAACTGATACGTTGACCCCAACTTTATTTGAGCAATTGAATTCATTGGGAATCGATCCTACTCAATTTGGAATTAATACAGATGGGTCATTTAATGGTCCTGTTATATATAAGAATGGAGACAGAGATGATGATACAGTATTAGTTCAAGCTAATGTTCCATGGATTGTGTATAATACAAATGCCGATACTTATACTTTTACAGGGGGAAATCAGAATCCAATTACTTCTCGATATACGGATTTCTTTTTTAACCGTCAGGCACTGGCCAATGATCCTATTACCGACCTGCAACAGCTAAATACATCTCAGGGAGGTTTACTTAATGGTCAAATCCCGAATACAGTTCATGGAGGGCTATTTCATAATGTGGGAACCCCACACAGAAATTATAATTTAAGCGTAGATGAACAATTCAGGGTTTCAGCTCTTGGTGTTGTTGAATTAAACAATCACTCTTTTAAATTGGGTTTTGAATTTGAACAAAGAACTCAAAGACAATTTAATGTTTCTACAACAGGAATTTGGAATGCAGCTCGTGGTGCAGCACTTTCGGGAACTTCATTAGAAGGTGCATTCCTTAATCAGGCACCAAATACATTCCTTGATACCATCTTAATCAATGGTAATCCAACAATTGTACCGGTGTTGGATTTTGGTTCCTGGGGTGAAAAAGAGCAAATCAATGATTCTGTAACTGTATTCAATTTCGGGATAAGAAATCAATCGAATCCAAATGGAACATTCCATAACAGGTTGAGACAGGAATTTGGTTATGCTAATGATTACAGAATAAATGTTGATGAATTAGATCCTAAAGATTTAAGTCTTGAATATTTCAATGCTGAAGAACTACTTAACCCAGGTGGCGGTGGAGGAAATGTAGTTTCCTATCAGGGATATAACTATTATGGTGAAAGAACCAATGAGAATTCTACATTTAGTGATTTCTTCACTGATTCCCTTAACAGACCAATCGCCGCATGGAGACCAAATTACGGAGCGGTATTTATTGAAGATAAATTTGAGATCAAGGATTTAATTCTTCGTTTGGGTGTCAGAGTAGACAGATACGATGTAAACCAACCTGTCCTTAAAGACAGATATTCATTGGTTGATTTAAGAACTGTTGGAGAGTCAAATATGAATGCATTCAACCAAGGATCCTTTGCTACTCCGGGTAATGTCGGTGATGACTATGTTGTTTATGTGGATAGAAATCCGGATGAATACAACGGCTCAAACCTGGGAGAATTCAATGTAATAGGTTTCAGAAGTGGCGATCAATGGTTTGATGCTCAGGGACAAACTGTATTGGGGGCTTCTAATCTCGGAAACGCCGGTGTGTTTCCTTGGTTCGATGTAACTTCATTTACAGGTATTAAGAAAGAAATTTATGACGAATACAAAATTACAGAAGATGCATTTGAGGATTATGAACCGCAAATTAATGTAATGCCGAGAGTATCTTTTTCATTCCCTATTTCTGAAGAAGCCTTATTCTTTGCGCATTATGATGTCTTGACACAAAGGCCTAGTAGAAATAATGTTTTCACTAGTACATATTTCTATTTCCAGAGAGCGGCAGGTGGAAGATTGAATAATCCAAACCTAAGACCACAAAGAAATGTTGACTATCAGGTCGGTTTCCAGCAGGTATTGACAAGGTCATCCTCGCTTAAGCTTTCAACTTTCTACCGTGAAATGAAAGATCAGATTTCCTTAATTGTAATCGATGGAGCATATCCGGTTTCGTCTTGGGAAACATTTGGAAATATTGACTTTGCAACTTCAAAAGGTATAACTGTAGAATACGATTTAAGGAGAACAAACCGTTTGGCCATAAATGCTAATTACCAATTAGCTTTTGCAGATGGTACTTCTTCAGGAGAATTATCAAATGCCAGATTAATCCAATCGGGTGTAAGTGCAAACCTCAGAAACCCTATTCCTTTGAATTGGGATGAGAGACATCAGATTAAAATTAATATCGACTACAGATTCAGAGATAATGATGGACCTGGTATTATGTCCAAACCTATAAAAGATGATGAAGGAAATTTATTACTTGATGACGAAGGGATGCCTAAGAAGTCAGGTGGATTTAAATTACTTGAAAACTTAGGTGTGAACTTGCAGTTGATTGCAACATCAGGACGACCATTTACTCCACGTGGTGGTGCCAACCCTAATCCAATTTACGGAGGAGGTAATAATGAAGTAGTTGATGGTGGAGTTAACGGTGCAAGGTTGCCTTGGAACCTCAGATCTTCTTTAAGGGTTGATAAATCAATCTTCTTTGGAGGAAATGAGAGCAAGAAATCTTTGAATGTTTATGTATATGTCAGAAACCTTCTTGGTTTGGAGAACATTCAAGGTGTTTACGGTTGGTCAGGTGATCCTACAAATGATGGTTATCTGGAGTCAAAACTTGGACAACAAGATATAAATGCTAATCTCTATCCGGATTCATTTTCGGATATATACAGAATGGCTGTTCAAAACCCGGATAATTTTGCGCTTCCTAGAAGAATTGTTTTAGGTGCAGCATTTAACTTTTAATACAAAGAATTTAGAGAAAATGAAAAATATGATATTCCGCAATATCCTTTCAATTTTATTAATCTCCAGTACTGGAGCAATGGCTGATATTGATGTAGCCGGTTCCGGTAAAAAGGGCAGTAATCAAGGCAATTTTAGAGTTGCCAATGAATGTGCCCGAGCTGCTTCTCGAGAAGTACTGGAAATTAACAACGTAAGAACTACACTTCACAATGGTGGGGACATGTGGTGGACCGTTGTTTCGCCAAGTGCTGCGCGATACGAGATTCCAAAACAGGATGATCCAAGTGCACCAAAACAGCATTCCTTATTTGCCGGCTCCGTTTGGATTGGTGGTGAAGATCTTACCTCAGGAGATCTGCTTGTATTGGCAAGTACTTACAGACAGTCACACTATGCCTTATGGCCTGGTCCTTTGTATGCCACAGGACCTGATCAGGGAACAATCTCTACAGAAGAGTGTGCAACCTGGGATGTGCATTTTAAAATAAGTCGAGAAGAAATTGAGCAATACATCGACGACTTCCAGGCAGGCAGGATTCAAACGGTTGAAGATATTCCTGAGCCTGTACTCAATTGGCCTGGTAGAAATAACCCATACATAACTTCCCCTGATGGAGCATTTGATGATCAGGTGGTTGATATGGACCGCGATTTGGCACCCTTTGATGAGTTTATTCAAATAGAAGAAGAAGGTGCCGGCGATGGTATTTACGATCCATTACAAGGGGACGTGCCATTTATATTTGGTGATGAAGGCATCTGGTGGGTCATGAACGATGCCGGTAATGAAAAGGAATTTGGAGGTGTAATCGGAGCCGCTCCTCCTATAAACATGGAGATTCAGGTTATGGGCTTTGGATTTGCAACCAATGATGTATTAAATGACATGACTTTCTATTGGAACAGACTCTTAAACCGAGGAAGTAGAATTATTAGTGAAACCAGAATGGGTCAATGGGTTGACCCTGATTTAGGTTTTGCCGGTGATGACTATGTGGAAGTAGATGTGCCAAGAGGTTTGGGTATATGTTACAATGGAGATGAATTCGACGAAAGTATCACAGGTTATGGTGAAAACCCACCATCAATTGGTGTTGATTATTTCGAAGGACCCTGGGCCGATAAAGATACCATCGGAGACGGAATTGATAATGACCTTGACGGCTTGATCGATGAGCCGGATAGGGGATATGCCGTTTATGAAGGCGATGGCATAGATAATGATAAAGATGGTGAAATTGACGAGGTTGATGAATTGATCATCATGTCCAATTTCCTTTATTACAATAATAATAGCAACCCTACTAATGGTAACCCGGGATCTGCTCAGGATTTTTTCAATTATTTAAAAAATATTTGGAGAGACGGTACATTTTGTACTTATGATTTAGCACAAGGAACTCAGCAATCCTCTCCTCCTTGTGATTTTATGTTTCCGGGTTCTTCTGATTTGGAAATAGGTTGGGGACTCGGCGGTACTCCAGATCAACCTTTTGCAGGTCCTCAGAATGTACCATGGGATGAATCAGTTTCAGGTAATCAGCCCGCTGATAGAAGAATGCTTCAGTCAGCAGGTCCATTTACCCTTGAACCGGGTGCATTGAATGAATTGACCATTGGAATTCCATGGGCGCGTACAGGTGCCGGTGGTGCAAGAGGATCTTTCAATAAATTAAGAGTAGCTGATGATATTTGTCAAAAGCTTTATGACAACGACTTTGAACTTCTAAATGGTCCTGATGCTCCGGATGTGACCATCACTGAACTGGATCGCGAGATTATCATTACCATCGAGCCGAGCGAGTTCACCATTGTCAACCAGGGTGAGCGTCAGGCGATGAACACGGAGACTTATCGCGAATTTGAAGCCAATATTGGAGACTTCTACAATTTTGAAGGTTACCTCTTCTATCAATTGGCTGACAATACGGTTACCGAGGCCGATCTTGACAACGCGGACCGTGCCAGACTGATCGCGCAGTGCGATGTTGCCAATGGGGTGACCACGATCATCAATTATGAAAACGATGTGACGCTGGGCGAAGATATTTTTGTGCCGATCATCAAAGTGGAAGGCCAGGACAATGGCATTTTCAGAACGTTGAGAATCAGCGATGATGCTTTTGCCGAGGGCGATCCGAAATTGGTGAATCACAAGAGCTATACCTTCCTTGTGCTCTCTTACGGTTACAATGCGGCAATGGCGCAGGCCAACCTGGGCGATAACGTAGGGGACCGAAAAGAGCAGCCTTTTATTCTGGGTCGTAGAAACGGTATCCGGAAAGTGGCGGTCCCGCATCCGAACGTAGGGCAGGTGCTGAACTCGGGCTATGGCGATGAGTTTGTGCTGACTGCCGAGAGCGGCATTGGCAACGGGGGCAACATCCTGGAGTTTGTCGGAGGCGTGGAAGAGAGCATTTTAAACAAGACGCCATTTGAGCGTACCTACAGAGCGGGCTCTGGCCCGATATCGGTGAAGGTCTACGATCCGAAGCTGGTGAAGGCCATCGACAACATGGAGCTTCGTTTGACCAGCCGATTGCAGTACAACAGCGCTGATAATGATTACAAATTCCTTCCGGGCGATACGCTGGTTTCGCTGGGCAATTACACGGGACAGGAAGTGGATAACTCCTCGGGAGCCACGATCGCTTATACGATCAGTCCTTACAAACGTCAGACTAAAGGAAGAGCGGTTGTGGTACGTGAAGTACCGGAGCTGGAGACCTCCGATAGCAAGACATTAGAGATCCGGATGCTGAACGGGGATGAGAACGGGGCCTTTGTCCGGGATGTGATCGCGATCCGAAGAGAAGGCGGCGAGGAGAGTTACCTGGGCGGTACCAAGCGTCCGGCCAACTTCTGGCTGGAAGGCGACAGTTCATCGATAGCTCAGGCGATCGACTTTAAAGAGCATGACCTCTGGACCCTTGAAGGGAACGGGGTCGTGGTGAAGGGCGTTGTGCCGGTGAGCGCCGGTGGCGAGCAGACGGTGCCTGAGTTTGGTTTATCGGTACAGATGAGCCGCGGCTTTAACCCGGGTTTTAGAAACAGGGATAAGGGCTTTGAGGAGAACGGCTTCCAGGACGCGAGCATTGAGTACGCCGACCGTCTTCAGGATTGGCTGATCCCGATCGATTTTAGTGATTTACCCTGGATCGGACAGGCCCCGCGTTCATTGACCACCTATGATCAGCTGGACGTGTATCAGAATGTATTGGATGGCTCCTGGAGCACCTGGTTATCGACCAAAGCGGCCTTTGCCGATGAGAGCATTGCTCCTGGC is part of the Hyphobacterium sp. CCMP332 genome and encodes:
- a CDS encoding T9SS type A sorting domain-containing protein; this encodes MQHLTFNTKNLEKMKNMIFRNILSILLISSTGAMADIDVAGSGKKGSNQGNFRVANECARAASREVLEINNVRTTLHNGGDMWWTVVSPSAARYEIPKQDDPSAPKQHSLFAGSVWIGGEDLTSGDLLVLASTYRQSHYALWPGPLYATGPDQGTISTEECATWDVHFKISREEIEQYIDDFQAGRIQTVEDIPEPVLNWPGRNNPYITSPDGAFDDQVVDMDRDLAPFDEFIQIEEEGAGDGIYDPLQGDVPFIFGDEGIWWVMNDAGNEKEFGGVIGAAPPINMEIQVMGFGFATNDVLNDMTFYWNRLLNRGSRIISETRMGQWVDPDLGFAGDDYVEVDVPRGLGICYNGDEFDESITGYGENPPSIGVDYFEGPWADKDTIGDGIDNDLDGLIDEPDRGYAVYEGDGIDNDKDGEIDEVDELIIMSNFLYYNNNSNPTNGNPGSAQDFFNYLKNIWRDGTFCTYDLAQGTQQSSPPCDFMFPGSSDLEIGWGLGGTPDQPFAGPQNVPWDESVSGNQPADRRMLQSAGPFTLEPGALNELTIGIPWARTGAGGARGSFNKLRVADDICQKLYDNDFELLNGPDAPDVTITELDREIIITIEPSEFTIVNQGERQAMNTETYREFEANIGDFYNFEGYLFYQLADNTVTEADLDNADRARLIAQCDVANGVTTIINYENDVTLGEDIFVPIIKVEGQDNGIFRTLRISDDAFAEGDPKLVNHKSYTFLVLSYGYNAAMAQANLGDNVGDRKEQPFILGRRNGIRKVAVPHPNVGQVLNSGYGDEFVLTAESGIGNGGNILEFVGGVEESILNKTPFERTYRAGSGPISVKVYDPKLVKAIDNMELRLTSRLQYNSADNDYKFLPGDTLVSLGNYTGQEVDNSSGATIAYTISPYKRQTKGRAVVVREVPELETSDSKTLEIRMLNGDENGAFVRDVIAIRREGGEESYLGGTKRPANFWLEGDSSSIAQAIDFKEHDLWTLEGNGVVVKGVVPVSAGGEQTVPEFGLSVQMSRGFNPGFRNRDKGFEENGFQDASIEYADRLQDWLIPIDFSDLPWIGQAPRSLTTYDQLDVYQNVLDGSWSTWLSTKAAFADESIAPGVDARNPEGWAYMQDLPNVDVVFTQDRSKWTRCMVVQMAPPTVSIVNPVVNRVQKSELLSVNKDGQPDGAVAAFPDGSTDPATGYSWFPGYAIDVDKGIRLNMAFTENKLVDSVLGNDGLYNPTSNDTNNHYIIVTNMEYDFEVAGQPSAYQRLMDSTFQDQTTSRTSQYRVTYEETFSWIGMMKINPSFASLPVEDRGDVRIRLRVDRDYEATENGVPPTYTFSTIGSQAILASKEKAQSDLDIIRLVPNPYYAYSEYEQSQVDKNVKITNLPAQCTISIFSMNGSLVRQFNRNVAEDVAGLGLSSQNWELTNEEGIPIASGVYIVHIDAGELGEKVVKFFHINRPIDLDTF